One window of the Eucalyptus grandis isolate ANBG69807.140 chromosome 6, ASM1654582v1, whole genome shotgun sequence genome contains the following:
- the LOC104449637 gene encoding pentatricopeptide repeat-containing protein At3g21470 isoform X2, with protein sequence MRPSLSRDSQEPSRGTAYPNSEEQRTHSSPVKNPRAQPNWSLLIRKYLEQGTPREAIHLYKQIRCNGGYGLGLVPLVAKACASLALLGPAKSLHAESIKFGSDRDVVVGTSLVGLYSKCGDISDARRMFDFMPERNVVTWNAMLGGYLRNGDTKSASCLFERMSARSHVTWIEMIDGFAKNGDTMTARRLFDQVPQEMRNVVTWTVMVDGYSSNGEMELAREMFEDMPERNFFVWSSMISGYCKRGDVKEAEAIFDRIPVKNLVNWNALISGYAQNGFSDKALQAFSGMQAEGLEPDEVTVVGALSACGQSGSLDVGKKIHDMITNKRINPNQFVLNALVDMYAKCGDLTKAKLIFDGIPEKNCACWNSMISGFAIHGQCKEALEFFTKMEDSGLEIFSKMDKCNILVRVKHYGCLVDLLGRTGRLEEAFKLIKGMPVEPNDAVWGALLGACRIHSNLEMAEDVLKDIRTLHHNKDSHDDSHYVLLSNIYAASDKWEKAERMRLVMGYKGVQKVPGCSSTMAACCESW encoded by the exons ATGAGGCCAAGCTTGTCCCGAGACTCGCAAGAGCCCAGCAGAGGAACCGCGTACCCGAACTCCGAGGAGCAACGCACCCACTCCAGCCCAGTCAAGAACCCCAGAGCTCAACCCAACTGGTCTCTCCTCATCAGGAAGTACCTCGAGCAGGGCACGCCGAGGGAAGCAATTCACTTGTACAAACAAATCCGCTGCAACGGAGGCTACGGTTTGGGTCTCGTTCCTTTGGTAGCCAAAGCCTGCGCTTCTCTCGCATTGCTTGGTCCCGCGAAATCTTTGCACGCGGAATCGATCAAGTTCGGGTCTGATCGCGACGTCGTAGTGGGCACCTCGCTGGTTGGTCTGTATTCCAAGTGCGGTGATATCAGCGACGCGCGGAGGATGTTTGACTTTATGCCCGAGAGAAATGTTGTGACGTGGAACGCTATGCTCGGTGGGTATTTGAGGAATGGAGATACGAAGTCGGCTTCGTGTTTATTTGAACGGATGTCAGCACGAAGCCACGTGACGTGGATCGAGATGATCGATGGGTTTGCCAAGAACGGAGATACGATGACTGCTAGGAGGCTGTTTGATCAGGTTCCCCAGGAGATGAGGAATGTAGTTACATGGACTGTAATGGTGGACGGTTATTCCAGCAATGGAGAGATGGAACTAGCGAGGGAAATGTTTGAAGATATGCCTGAAAGAAATTTCTTCGTGTGGTCATCAATGATTTCTGGGTATTGCAAGAGAGGTGATGTGAAGGAAGCTGAGGCGATTTTTGACAGAATTCCAGTGAAAAACTTGGTGAACTGGAATGCGTTGATTTCTGGATATGCCCAGAATGGATTTTCGGACAAAGCATTGCAAGCATTTAGTGGAATGCAAGCTGAAGGATTAGAGCCTGATGAGGTTACTGTGGTTGGTGCCCTATCAGCCTGTGGTCAGTCTGGATCATTGGATGTTGGTAAGaaaatacatgatatgataaCGAATAAGAGAATTAATCCTAATCAATTTGTCTTGAATGCGCTGGTTGACATGTATGCCAAATGCGGGGATTTAACTAAAgcgaaattaatttttgatggGATACCCGAGAAAAATTGTGCTTGTTGGAACTCCATGATTTCAGGTTTTGCCATTCATGGACAATGCAAAGAAGCTCTTGAGTTTTTCACGAAAATGGAAGACTCAG GTTTGGAAATCTTCTCAAAGATGGATAAATGCAACATCTTAGTCAGGGTCAAGCATTATGGCTGCTTGGTTGATTTATTAGGGAGGACTGGAAGATTGGAAGAAGCTTTTAAGCTAATCAAGGGAATGCCAGTGGAACCAAATGATGCAGTCTGGGGTGCTTTGCTTGGGGCATGCAGAATCCACTCAAATCTGGAGATGGCAGAGGATGTCTTGAAGGATATTAGAACACTTCATCACAATAAAGATTCCCATGATGACTCTCATTATGTGCTACTGTCAAACATTTATGCTGCTTCTGATAAATGGGAGAAGGCTGAGAGGATGAGATTAGTCATGGGATACAAAGGGGTTCAGAAAGTTCCAGGATGCAGTTCCACAATGGCTGCTTGCTGTGAAAGTTGGTGA
- the LOC104449639 gene encoding psbP domain-containing protein 4, chloroplastic isoform X1, producing MGTTLISSCRLPWKSNLQTTTPLHIVCHSPVDDRRSRVKANGYSMETDLASEEEDRLAGNGGLTRRLALVSAACLVSSTGALGFSGEGVAAVKQGSLAGRIPGLSEPDERGWRTYRRPEDKSGGHGVGWSPIIPYAFAVPEEWDEVPVSIADLGGTEIDLRFASPKEGRLFVIVAPVRRFADDIAEDARIELIGPPDKVISAFGPEVIGENVEGKVMSMSVAEHSGRTYYQFELEPPHCLITATAAGNRLYLFNVTANGLQWKRHYTDLKRIADSFRVV from the exons ATGGGAACGACCCTGATAAGCAGTTGCAGGCTTCCGTGGAAATCTAACCTGCAAACTACTACTCCTCTGCATATTGTTTGTCATTCTCCGGTTGATGACAGGCGCTCGAGAGTAAAAGCTAATGGGTATTCGATGGAAACCGATTTGGCcagcgaagaagaagataggTTGGCTGGAAATGGAGGTTTGACAAGGAGGCTGGCTTTAGTTTCGGCGGCGTGTTTGGTTTCATCGACTGGTGCGTTGGGGTTCTCGGGAGAGGGAGTGGCGGCGGTGAAGCAAGGCAGTCTCGCTGGGAGGATACCGGGATTGTCTGAACCTGATGAACGAG GTTGGAGGACCTACCGCAGACCAGAGGACAAATCAGGAGGCCATGGTGTCGGATGGAGTCCTATCATCCCTTATGCCTTTGCAGTGCCTGAAGAATGGGACGAG GTTCCCGTGTCAATTGCTGATCTGGGTGGCACAGAGATAGATTTAAGATTTGCCAGTCCTAAGGAAGGACGCCTGTTTGTTATTGTTGCTCCTGTTCGCCGATTTGCAGATG ATATAGCTGAGGATGCgagaattgaattaattggaCCTCCAGACAAAGTGATAAGTGCATTTGGGCCAGAAGTTATTGGAGAGAACGTAGAAGGAAAAGTCATGAGTATGAGCGTGGCAGAACATTCTGGAAGAACATATTACCAATTTGAATTGGAGCCACCGCATTGTCTTATAACAGCAACTGCAGCCGGAAATCGCCTTTACCTGTTCAATGTGACTGCAAATG GTCTTCAGTGGAAGAGGCATTACACTGATTTGAAAAGGATAGCAGATTCATTTCGTGTCGTATAA
- the LOC104449637 gene encoding pentatricopeptide repeat-containing protein At3g21470 isoform X1: protein MRPSLSRDSQEPSRGTAYPNSEEQRTHSSPVKNPRAQPNWSLLIRKYLEQGTPREAIHLYKQIRCNGGYGLGLVPLVAKACASLALLGPAKSLHAESIKFGSDRDVVVGTSLVGLYSKCGDISDARRMFDFMPERNVVTWNAMLGGYLRNGDTKSASCLFERMSARSHVTWIEMIDGFAKNGDTMTARRLFDQVPQEMRNVVTWTVMVDGYSSNGEMELAREMFEDMPERNFFVWSSMISGYCKRGDVKEAEAIFDRIPVKNLVNWNALISGYAQNGFSDKALQAFSGMQAEGLEPDEVTVVGALSACGQSGSLDVGKKIHDMITNKRINPNQFVLNALVDMYAKCGDLTKAKLIFDGIPEKNCACWNSMISGFAIHGQCKEALEFFTKMEDSGQKPDEVTFLIVLSACAHGGFVDEGLEIFSKMDKCNILVRVKHYGCLVDLLGRTGRLEEAFKLIKGMPVEPNDAVWGALLGACRIHSNLEMAEDVLKDIRTLHHNKDSHDDSHYVLLSNIYAASDKWEKAERMRLVMGYKGVQKVPGCSSTMAACCESW, encoded by the coding sequence ATGAGGCCAAGCTTGTCCCGAGACTCGCAAGAGCCCAGCAGAGGAACCGCGTACCCGAACTCCGAGGAGCAACGCACCCACTCCAGCCCAGTCAAGAACCCCAGAGCTCAACCCAACTGGTCTCTCCTCATCAGGAAGTACCTCGAGCAGGGCACGCCGAGGGAAGCAATTCACTTGTACAAACAAATCCGCTGCAACGGAGGCTACGGTTTGGGTCTCGTTCCTTTGGTAGCCAAAGCCTGCGCTTCTCTCGCATTGCTTGGTCCCGCGAAATCTTTGCACGCGGAATCGATCAAGTTCGGGTCTGATCGCGACGTCGTAGTGGGCACCTCGCTGGTTGGTCTGTATTCCAAGTGCGGTGATATCAGCGACGCGCGGAGGATGTTTGACTTTATGCCCGAGAGAAATGTTGTGACGTGGAACGCTATGCTCGGTGGGTATTTGAGGAATGGAGATACGAAGTCGGCTTCGTGTTTATTTGAACGGATGTCAGCACGAAGCCACGTGACGTGGATCGAGATGATCGATGGGTTTGCCAAGAACGGAGATACGATGACTGCTAGGAGGCTGTTTGATCAGGTTCCCCAGGAGATGAGGAATGTAGTTACATGGACTGTAATGGTGGACGGTTATTCCAGCAATGGAGAGATGGAACTAGCGAGGGAAATGTTTGAAGATATGCCTGAAAGAAATTTCTTCGTGTGGTCATCAATGATTTCTGGGTATTGCAAGAGAGGTGATGTGAAGGAAGCTGAGGCGATTTTTGACAGAATTCCAGTGAAAAACTTGGTGAACTGGAATGCGTTGATTTCTGGATATGCCCAGAATGGATTTTCGGACAAAGCATTGCAAGCATTTAGTGGAATGCAAGCTGAAGGATTAGAGCCTGATGAGGTTACTGTGGTTGGTGCCCTATCAGCCTGTGGTCAGTCTGGATCATTGGATGTTGGTAAGaaaatacatgatatgataaCGAATAAGAGAATTAATCCTAATCAATTTGTCTTGAATGCGCTGGTTGACATGTATGCCAAATGCGGGGATTTAACTAAAgcgaaattaatttttgatggGATACCCGAGAAAAATTGTGCTTGTTGGAACTCCATGATTTCAGGTTTTGCCATTCATGGACAATGCAAAGAAGCTCTTGAGTTTTTCACGAAAATGGAAGACTCAGGTCAGAAACCGGACGAAGTGACATTTCTCATTGTATTATCGGCATGTGCTCATGGTGGTTTTGTGGATGAAGGTTTGGAAATCTTCTCAAAGATGGATAAATGCAACATCTTAGTCAGGGTCAAGCATTATGGCTGCTTGGTTGATTTATTAGGGAGGACTGGAAGATTGGAAGAAGCTTTTAAGCTAATCAAGGGAATGCCAGTGGAACCAAATGATGCAGTCTGGGGTGCTTTGCTTGGGGCATGCAGAATCCACTCAAATCTGGAGATGGCAGAGGATGTCTTGAAGGATATTAGAACACTTCATCACAATAAAGATTCCCATGATGACTCTCATTATGTGCTACTGTCAAACATTTATGCTGCTTCTGATAAATGGGAGAAGGCTGAGAGGATGAGATTAGTCATGGGATACAAAGGGGTTCAGAAAGTTCCAGGATGCAGTTCCACAATGGCTGCTTGCTGTGAAAGTTGGTGA
- the LOC104449639 gene encoding psbP domain-containing protein 4, chloroplastic isoform X2, which produces MNETGWRTYRRPEDKSGGHGVGWSPIIPYAFAVPEEWDEVPVSIADLGGTEIDLRFASPKEGRLFVIVAPVRRFADDIAEDARIELIGPPDKVISAFGPEVIGENVEGKVMSMSVAEHSGRTYYQFELEPPHCLITATAAGNRLYLFNVTANGLQWKRHYTDLKRIADSFRVV; this is translated from the exons ATGAACGAG ACAGGTTGGAGGACCTACCGCAGACCAGAGGACAAATCAGGAGGCCATGGTGTCGGATGGAGTCCTATCATCCCTTATGCCTTTGCAGTGCCTGAAGAATGGGACGAG GTTCCCGTGTCAATTGCTGATCTGGGTGGCACAGAGATAGATTTAAGATTTGCCAGTCCTAAGGAAGGACGCCTGTTTGTTATTGTTGCTCCTGTTCGCCGATTTGCAGATG ATATAGCTGAGGATGCgagaattgaattaattggaCCTCCAGACAAAGTGATAAGTGCATTTGGGCCAGAAGTTATTGGAGAGAACGTAGAAGGAAAAGTCATGAGTATGAGCGTGGCAGAACATTCTGGAAGAACATATTACCAATTTGAATTGGAGCCACCGCATTGTCTTATAACAGCAACTGCAGCCGGAAATCGCCTTTACCTGTTCAATGTGACTGCAAATG GTCTTCAGTGGAAGAGGCATTACACTGATTTGAAAAGGATAGCAGATTCATTTCGTGTCGTATAA